The proteins below come from a single Mucilaginibacter mali genomic window:
- a CDS encoding YncE family protein, giving the protein MKNIVKGILAAALISITPMLSRAQTYVLDKKIPLTGDGGYDYLTIDKANNRLYVSHGTMVNVVDLATEKQIGVIDGMKGVHGIAIVNKWGKGFISDGRANAMVAFDLNTLKTLATIPLDAKGPDAIIYDPYSDKVFSFNGESNNSSVVDPKTMKQVATVDLGGAPEFAVPDGKGKMYNNLEDKSSMNIIDTKTMKVTKTFSLAPCGGPTGVALDLKNNRAFSVCRENKGMSVVDITSGKVVATVPIGTGVDAVAYDAETKLIFCSNGDGTTTIIKQASANDYSVVQTLNTQVRAKTLTLDAATHKIYLSVADMEKGTRKAIPGTFAVLVYKMQ; this is encoded by the coding sequence ATGAAAAACATCGTCAAGGGGATATTAGCTGCCGCTTTAATAAGCATTACCCCGATGCTTTCGCGCGCGCAAACTTATGTTTTAGATAAAAAAATACCACTCACCGGTGATGGCGGTTACGATTACCTAACCATCGATAAAGCCAACAACCGTCTGTATGTATCGCACGGTACCATGGTAAATGTGGTTGACCTGGCTACCGAAAAGCAAATAGGTGTAATAGACGGAATGAAAGGTGTGCATGGTATTGCCATTGTAAACAAATGGGGCAAAGGCTTTATCAGCGATGGCAGGGCCAATGCCATGGTGGCGTTCGACCTGAATACGTTAAAAACGCTGGCCACCATCCCGTTGGACGCGAAAGGCCCCGACGCTATCATTTACGACCCTTACTCAGACAAGGTTTTCAGTTTTAACGGCGAAAGCAATAACTCGTCGGTAGTTGACCCCAAAACCATGAAGCAGGTTGCTACCGTTGATCTGGGCGGCGCGCCAGAGTTTGCCGTACCCGATGGCAAAGGCAAAATGTACAACAACCTGGAAGATAAAAGCAGCATGAATATTATCGACACCAAAACCATGAAGGTAACTAAAACCTTCAGCCTGGCCCCATGCGGAGGCCCAACCGGTGTCGCGCTCGATTTGAAAAATAACCGCGCCTTTAGCGTTTGCCGCGAAAATAAAGGCATGAGCGTAGTAGATATCACCAGCGGAAAAGTGGTAGCCACAGTACCTATTGGCACAGGTGTAGACGCGGTTGCCTACGATGCGGAAACCAAACTGATCTTCTGCTCAAATGGCGATGGCACAACAACTATTATCAAACAGGCATCAGCCAATGATTATAGCGTTGTACAAACTTTAAACACACAAGTACGCGCCAAAACATTAACGCTGGATGCCGCTACCCATAAAATATACCTTAGCGTAGCCGATATGGAAAAAGGCACACGCAAAGCTATCCCCGGTACTTTTGCAGTATTGGTTTATAAAATGCAGTAA
- a CDS encoding DUF4397 domain-containing protein has protein sequence MSLKKYSYPVMICLIALAAWGCNKSGDAAPVIGPQSRLNVINAVTDIRAIDFYLNGTRQNTNSAIYLYNSSGYLNVLTGEQQYQFKSDTDRTVLADIKLNPAKKDSSYTLVAAGQQSNNSFSTIFLGDVFVTNSNAKNALVRFVQASPGTPSYDIFVGDTLSFKNKTFKDYTGFQGVGAGKKKIKVMLAGTTTPILTDSVIVQAGSYYTLLTRGSRTGSGKNAFGVSITLSR, from the coding sequence ATGAGTTTAAAAAAGTATAGTTACCCGGTTATGATTTGCCTGATAGCGCTGGCAGCATGGGGATGCAATAAAAGTGGTGATGCCGCGCCGGTAATTGGCCCCCAATCCCGTTTAAATGTAATTAACGCGGTAACCGACATCCGCGCTATCGATTTCTATTTGAACGGCACCCGGCAAAACACCAATTCGGCCATTTACCTGTATAATTCATCGGGTTACCTGAACGTGCTAACCGGCGAGCAACAATACCAGTTTAAAAGCGATACCGACCGCACCGTACTGGCCGATATTAAGTTAAACCCTGCAAAAAAAGACTCAAGCTATACCCTGGTTGCAGCCGGGCAACAAAGCAATAACAGCTTTTCCACCATATTTTTAGGCGATGTTTTTGTAACCAACAGCAATGCCAAAAACGCGCTGGTAAGGTTTGTGCAGGCATCGCCCGGAACCCCAAGCTATGATATTTTTGTAGGCGATACGCTATCGTTTAAAAACAAAACATTTAAAGATTATACCGGTTTCCAGGGCGTAGGCGCCGGCAAAAAAAAGATAAAAGTGATGCTGGCGGGCACAACCACACCTATACTCACCGACTCGGTAATTGTGCAGGCCGGCAGCTACTATACACTGTTAACCAGGGGATCGCGTACCGGTAGCGGCAAAAATGCCTTTGGCGTAAGTATAACTTTAAGCAGATAA
- a CDS encoding acyltransferase family protein, whose translation MDQLAPKQRLLSLDVMRGATVAAMTLVNNPGDWGHIYAPLEHSEWNGCTPTDLIFPFFVFMVGVSTVFAMETKKADPANHGKMILGALRRMATLILISWAIQLFYHHTPFVHSLTHLRFPGVLQRIALVFFIGSVLYIKCTQRTRDWVMAGALIGYYIIMCFIPVPDGNPANLNPETNMGAWLDRLIFTTDHLWKSSKTWDPEGLLGTLPALGTGLFGIRVGSWLKRPDRENSVKVTWLFVYGVAAVVISLIWDLFFPINKALWTSSFVLYCGGLATIALAFTYWLIDVQGHQKYAWILVVFGMNAIAAFVWGDILQGVVDFIPTGTDMKMSTWLYQHGVAPFFTPYNASLVRAIIYVFLTWLPMVWLYKKKIYIKV comes from the coding sequence ATGGACCAATTAGCACCCAAACAACGCCTGCTATCGCTTGATGTGATGCGCGGCGCTACCGTAGCCGCCATGACCCTGGTAAACAACCCCGGCGACTGGGGACATATCTACGCCCCGCTTGAACACTCGGAATGGAACGGCTGCACCCCTACCGACCTCATTTTCCCTTTCTTTGTGTTTATGGTGGGCGTTTCGACGGTTTTTGCCATGGAAACCAAAAAGGCCGATCCGGCTAATCACGGCAAAATGATATTGGGGGCATTGCGCCGAATGGCGACCCTGATCCTGATCAGTTGGGCTATACAGTTGTTTTATCACCATACCCCATTTGTGCACAGCTTAACGCATTTGCGCTTTCCGGGCGTTTTGCAACGCATCGCGCTGGTGTTTTTTATTGGAAGTGTGCTGTATATTAAATGTACACAACGTACCCGCGACTGGGTGATGGCCGGCGCGTTAATTGGCTATTATATCATTATGTGCTTTATCCCCGTTCCGGATGGCAACCCCGCCAACCTGAACCCCGAAACCAATATGGGCGCCTGGCTGGATCGGTTGATCTTTACTACCGATCACCTTTGGAAATCATCAAAAACGTGGGACCCTGAAGGTTTGCTGGGTACCTTGCCTGCCTTGGGCACCGGCTTGTTCGGTATCCGTGTGGGCAGCTGGCTAAAACGCCCCGACCGCGAGAACAGCGTAAAGGTAACCTGGCTGTTTGTGTATGGCGTAGCCGCCGTGGTGATCTCGCTGATATGGGACCTGTTCTTCCCTATCAACAAAGCTTTGTGGACCAGCAGTTTTGTATTATACTGCGGCGGTCTGGCCACCATCGCGCTGGCCTTTACTTATTGGCTGATAGATGTACAGGGCCACCAAAAATATGCCTGGATATTGGTAGTGTTCGGCATGAACGCCATTGCCGCCTTTGTTTGGGGTGATATTTTGCAGGGCGTGGTCGATTTTATCCCGACCGGTACCGATATGAAGATGAGCACCTGGCTTTACCAGCATGGCGTAGCACCTTTCTTTACGCCATACAACGCATCGCTGGTGCGGGCTATTATTTATGTGTTTTTAACCTGGCTGCCGATGGTGTGGCTGTATAAAAAGAAGATATATATTAAGGTGTAA
- a CDS encoding M16 family metallopeptidase — translation MNFNRRVSVAVLTLLIAASGVFAQVKRKPPQPAPDRPLTGIDQLKSDVLPVDKNVIIGKLPNGLTYYIRRNVEPKNRAELYLVNKAGSILETDAQRGLAHFTEHMAFNGTRDFPKNELVNYLQKSGVKFGADLNAYTSFDETVYQLPLPTDSVKTFEKGFDILANWAGMVTFDTKEINSERGVVLEEERLRGKNAQERMQQQILPVLLNNSRYAQRLPIGKEEILKNFKPETIKSFYHDWYRPDLQAVIAVGDFDPKRVEQLIKDRFSGLKNPTGEKPRAKYTVPATPGTAVKIATDKEYPYTIAQIVVKHPETSVRTESDYMRSIRVDLFNQMINARLGELLQKPEPPFLFAQASYAGFLGNQDAFTTVAVAKSAAQLQGAIKATLDEIERARKFGFTETELDRAKQNAMTSIENAYKERDKTKSASFVQEYQQNFLQDEAIPGIEFEYNFQKDHIGDIKLSEINALASSFISNQNRVVIVQAPDKEKAQLPTEQTLLSWINATGKNITAYVDNVSKKPLLEKEPTAGKITGETKDAAISTTALTLSNGVKVILKPTDFKNDQILINAWAFGGTSLAGDQDYVSANISSGIVGSSGIADMTQIQLDKMLSGKNLSVSPYISETTQGVSASSSPKDLETAMQLIYLYFTQPRKDADIWQSQIAQTRALLPNRSLDPAQVYQDTVAAVLGNHNYRRMPLTLEKLNMASLDKAFDFYKARFADASGFTFTFVGNFEVEKIKPLLEKYLGGLPSAGHKENYKNLGIHAPAGQLTKNVYKGIGDKSNVQLVFSGDFDYTDDNKLQLDALEEIMNIKLTERLREKESGVYSPGVRAGYSKLPMSRYSLTVYFTCAPANVDKLIAATMDEITKIKQNGAEATDIAKYQAEEKRSTEVQMRENGFWAGTLIRASQNQENPDKVLEHTADLSKITVQSTKDAANKYISGVNLIRLISYPEKK, via the coding sequence ATGAACTTTAACAGAAGAGTTTCTGTAGCCGTATTGACCCTGTTGATAGCGGCAAGCGGCGTTTTCGCGCAGGTTAAACGTAAACCGCCACAGCCCGCGCCCGACAGGCCGCTTACCGGTATCGACCAGTTGAAAAGCGATGTGCTGCCGGTTGATAAAAATGTGATCATTGGTAAGCTGCCCAACGGATTAACCTACTACATCCGCCGCAACGTAGAGCCTAAAAACCGCGCCGAACTTTACCTGGTAAACAAAGCCGGTTCGATACTGGAAACCGATGCCCAGCGCGGCCTGGCCCACTTTACCGAGCATATGGCATTTAACGGCACCCGCGATTTCCCCAAGAACGAACTGGTGAACTACCTGCAAAAATCGGGTGTGAAATTCGGTGCCGATCTGAATGCTTATACTTCGTTTGATGAAACCGTTTACCAGCTTCCCCTGCCAACCGACAGTGTAAAGACCTTTGAAAAAGGCTTCGATATTTTGGCCAACTGGGCCGGCATGGTAACCTTCGATACTAAAGAGATCAACAGCGAACGCGGCGTAGTGCTGGAAGAAGAGCGCCTGCGTGGCAAGAATGCGCAGGAACGTATGCAACAGCAGATATTGCCGGTATTGCTAAACAACTCGCGCTACGCGCAGCGCCTGCCAATTGGTAAAGAGGAGATCCTGAAAAACTTCAAACCCGAAACCATCAAAAGCTTCTACCACGATTGGTATCGCCCCGACCTGCAGGCTGTAATAGCCGTGGGCGACTTTGATCCGAAACGTGTGGAGCAACTGATAAAAGACCGCTTCTCGGGATTAAAGAACCCAACCGGCGAAAAGCCGCGTGCTAAATATACCGTACCTGCTACGCCGGGTACCGCTGTTAAGATAGCTACGGATAAGGAATATCCTTATACCATCGCGCAGATCGTGGTAAAACACCCGGAGACAAGCGTTCGCACCGAATCTGATTACATGCGCAGCATCCGCGTCGACCTGTTTAACCAAATGATCAACGCGCGCCTCGGCGAGTTGCTGCAGAAACCAGAGCCGCCATTCCTGTTCGCCCAGGCCAGCTATGCGGGCTTTTTAGGTAACCAGGATGCATTTACTACCGTGGCTGTAGCAAAATCAGCCGCTCAGCTACAGGGTGCCATTAAAGCTACGCTTGATGAGATAGAGCGCGCCCGCAAATTCGGCTTTACCGAAACCGAACTCGACCGTGCCAAGCAAAATGCCATGACCAGCATCGAGAATGCTTATAAGGAAAGGGACAAAACCAAATCGGCAAGCTTTGTACAGGAATACCAGCAAAACTTTTTGCAGGATGAGGCCATCCCAGGCATCGAGTTTGAGTATAATTTTCAAAAAGACCATATCGGTGATATTAAGCTGAGCGAGATCAACGCGCTGGCCAGCAGCTTCATCAGCAACCAAAACCGTGTGGTTATTGTGCAAGCTCCCGATAAGGAGAAAGCCCAGTTGCCAACCGAACAAACATTGCTTAGCTGGATAAACGCCACCGGCAAAAACATCACCGCTTATGTAGATAACGTGAGCAAAAAGCCGCTCCTTGAAAAAGAGCCAACAGCCGGCAAAATTACCGGCGAAACTAAAGACGCGGCCATCAGTACAACAGCCTTAACCTTAAGCAACGGCGTTAAGGTGATACTTAAACCCACCGATTTTAAAAACGATCAGATCCTGATCAATGCCTGGGCCTTCGGCGGCACTTCGCTGGCTGGTGATCAGGATTATGTATCGGCCAACATCTCATCGGGCATTGTAGGCAGCAGCGGTATTGCCGATATGACCCAGATACAGCTTGATAAGATGCTGAGCGGTAAAAACCTGTCGGTATCGCCATACATCAGCGAAACTACGCAGGGGGTATCGGCCAGCAGTTCGCCCAAAGATCTGGAGACGGCTATGCAGCTGATCTACCTGTACTTTACCCAGCCACGCAAGGATGCCGATATCTGGCAATCGCAAATAGCGCAAACCAGGGCCCTGCTGCCAAACCGCAGTCTGGACCCTGCGCAGGTTTACCAGGATACCGTAGCAGCTGTATTAGGCAACCACAACTATCGCCGCATGCCGCTTACTTTAGAGAAACTGAATATGGCCAGCCTTGACAAAGCCTTCGATTTTTACAAAGCCCGCTTTGCCGATGCCAGTGGTTTCACATTCACTTTTGTTGGCAATTTTGAGGTAGAAAAGATCAAGCCACTGCTGGAAAAATACCTGGGCGGCCTGCCATCAGCCGGACACAAGGAAAACTATAAAAACCTTGGCATCCATGCGCCTGCCGGTCAGTTGACTAAAAACGTATATAAAGGTATTGGCGATAAAAGCAATGTGCAATTAGTCTTCAGCGGTGATTTTGATTATACCGATGATAACAAACTGCAATTGGACGCGCTGGAAGAGATCATGAACATAAAGCTTACCGAGCGCCTTCGCGAAAAGGAAAGCGGTGTGTACTCGCCAGGGGTGCGTGCAGGTTACTCCAAACTGCCGATGAGCCGCTACAGTCTTACGGTTTATTTCACCTGTGCTCCGGCCAATGTAGATAAACTGATAGCCGCTACAATGGACGAAATAACCAAGATAAAGCAAAACGGCGCCGAAGCTACCGACATTGCCAAATACCAGGCCGAAGAAAAGCGCAGCACCGAAGTACAAATGCGCGAGAATGGCTTTTGGGCCGGCACCCTGATCCGTGCATCGCAAAACCAGGAAAACCCTGATAAGGTGTTGGAGCATACTGCCGATTTGAGTAAGATTACCGTACAAAGCACTAAAGATGCCGCCAACAAATATATCAGCGGCGTAAACCTGATCAGGCTGATATCATATCCTGAAAAGAAATAA
- a CDS encoding M1 family metallopeptidase, translated as MVLNFRKQTFVIALLCCAGAPSFAQTVLPRAVNISKAYHNGTRADNGKPGPKYWQNTASYRIKVNFDPKTRLIKGTVDIDYVNNSPDTLNQLMFKLYPNLYKKGVPRDSNIVPEDLTDGVDISKLSIGSKDMDMKKVRIMGTNMPIRLEDVILPGNTVHCSVNYSYTLNKTSHIRTGQVDPSSFFVAYFFPRIAVYDDIDGWNKYPYLGSQEFYNDFCHFSAEVTLPGDYVVWATGTLQNPAEVLTKRIVGLIDEAGKTDSVTNIITEADVKAGNVTTTGSTHTWKFEADSVTDFVFATSNHYIWKAASLVVDPKTGRRTRVDAVFNPAHKDYYAVVNYARKTVEAMSYKFPKWPYPYPHETVFDGLDQMEYPMMVNDNPVENVADAIELTDHEIFHTMFPFYMGINETKYGWMDEGWATIGEWLISPMIDPKIVDPYGVEGVEASAGTEEDQPIITLTTQISGVSGFTDSYPKPAMGYLFVKDMLGDELFTKALHYYIANWHGKHPGPYDFFNCMNAGAGRNMNWFWKRWWFDSGVPDLAIGKVSNVGNKYEVLIKSIGTKPVPVDLVIAYADGSTKTIHKDISCWEKGNTSITLNFEAGKTVKQLNLGSTYTPDVDKTNNVYIAGK; from the coding sequence ATGGTGTTAAATTTTCGAAAACAGACCTTTGTTATTGCCTTGCTTTGTTGTGCCGGCGCCCCATCATTCGCACAAACGGTATTGCCCCGTGCGGTAAACATCAGCAAAGCCTATCATAACGGCACCCGTGCCGACAATGGCAAACCCGGGCCAAAATATTGGCAAAACACGGCCAGCTATCGTATCAAAGTAAACTTCGACCCTAAAACGCGACTGATAAAAGGCACAGTTGATATCGACTATGTAAACAACAGCCCGGATACGCTTAACCAGCTGATGTTTAAACTGTATCCTAACCTGTATAAAAAGGGCGTACCCCGCGATAGTAACATTGTGCCTGAAGACCTGACCGATGGCGTGGATATCAGTAAACTAAGCATTGGCAGCAAGGATATGGATATGAAAAAGGTACGTATTATGGGTACTAACATGCCTATCCGTTTAGAAGATGTGATACTACCCGGCAACACCGTGCATTGCAGCGTTAATTATAGCTACACGCTTAACAAAACTTCGCATATCCGCACCGGGCAGGTAGATCCGTCGTCGTTTTTTGTGGCTTACTTTTTCCCGCGGATAGCCGTTTATGATGATATTGATGGCTGGAATAAATACCCTTACTTAGGGTCGCAGGAGTTTTATAATGATTTTTGCCACTTCAGCGCCGAGGTAACCCTGCCGGGCGACTATGTGGTTTGGGCAACCGGTACATTGCAAAATCCGGCCGAAGTATTAACTAAAAGAATTGTTGGATTGATAGATGAGGCCGGTAAAACAGACAGCGTAACCAATATCATTACCGAAGCCGACGTTAAGGCAGGCAACGTTACCACCACAGGCAGTACCCACACCTGGAAATTTGAGGCCGATAGTGTTACTGATTTTGTGTTTGCCACCAGCAATCATTATATCTGGAAGGCGGCAAGTTTGGTTGTTGATCCTAAAACAGGCCGGCGCACACGGGTTGACGCGGTATTTAACCCGGCGCATAAAGATTATTACGCGGTGGTTAATTATGCCCGCAAAACGGTGGAGGCCATGAGCTATAAATTTCCGAAATGGCCTTATCCTTATCCGCACGAAACTGTTTTTGACGGCCTCGACCAAATGGAATACCCCATGATGGTGAACGATAACCCGGTTGAAAATGTAGCCGATGCCATCGAACTTACCGACCACGAGATATTCCACACCATGTTCCCCTTTTATATGGGGATTAACGAAACCAAGTACGGCTGGATGGATGAAGGTTGGGCTACCATTGGCGAGTGGCTGATATCGCCCATGATCGATCCGAAAATTGTAGATCCGTATGGCGTTGAGGGAGTGGAAGCTTCGGCAGGAACAGAAGAGGACCAGCCGATCATTACACTGACCACGCAGATCAGCGGTGTATCGGGCTTTACCGATTCGTACCCGAAGCCGGCCATGGGCTACTTGTTTGTGAAAGATATGCTGGGCGATGAACTGTTTACCAAAGCCCTGCATTATTATATTGCCAACTGGCATGGCAAGCACCCGGGGCCTTACGATTTTTTTAATTGTATGAACGCTGGCGCCGGTCGAAATATGAACTGGTTTTGGAAACGCTGGTGGTTTGATAGCGGCGTCCCCGACCTGGCCATCGGCAAAGTAAGTAACGTGGGTAACAAATACGAGGTGCTGATCAAAAGCATCGGCACAAAGCCAGTACCTGTAGATCTGGTGATAGCGTATGCCGATGGCAGCACAAAAACTATCCATAAGGATATATCCTGCTGGGAAAAAGGGAATACATCCATCACCCTTAATTTTGAAGCCGGAAAAACGGTTAAACAATTAAATTTAGGCAGCACTTATACGCCGGATGTTGATAAAACCAATAATGTTTATATTGCAGGTAAATGA
- a CDS encoding DUF2059 domain-containing protein produces the protein MMKVGCRLILFTGILFLGLINAKAQTGPPTASALKAAEDMLIASGVNAQFDKSIPGIIAQYSIRVPEDKRAGFTKAMTPFLTKYCSWDALKHDVCVMYAREFTEAELKQMTTFYKSPVGLKLLQKQPIINQMAMSIGQQSVLNHEAELKKLVEDAVK, from the coding sequence ATGATGAAGGTTGGATGCCGATTGATACTATTTACCGGAATACTGTTTTTGGGTTTGATAAATGCCAAAGCGCAAACCGGTCCGCCCACAGCCAGTGCTCTGAAAGCAGCCGAAGATATGCTGATCGCATCGGGAGTAAATGCGCAATTTGACAAAAGCATCCCCGGCATTATCGCTCAGTATAGCATACGGGTGCCTGAAGATAAACGCGCTGGTTTTACAAAAGCCATGACACCCTTTTTAACCAAATACTGTAGCTGGGATGCCCTGAAACATGATGTATGCGTAATGTATGCCCGTGAATTTACCGAAGCCGAACTAAAGCAAATGACCACCTTTTACAAAAGCCCAGTAGGATTAAAACTTCTGCAAAAGCAGCCCATCATTAACCAAATGGCCATGAGCATAGGCCAGCAAAGTGTGCTAAACCACGAGGCGGAGTTGAAGAAGCTGGTGGAGGATGCGGTGAAGTAG